In Pogoniulus pusillus isolate bPogPus1 chromosome 1, bPogPus1.pri, whole genome shotgun sequence, one DNA window encodes the following:
- the LOC135180640 gene encoding disintegrin and metalloproteinase domain-containing protein 21-like — MEALLPLLVLLGLAGRPAALTDPSPGGLRVAATWVTVPRQMGPRAAGGAPALYGLELAGQPRVLSLRPRRGLASRPFTLVTYRPDGARWEEHPVVRDDCFYQGEVRGSPGSGVALSTCGKGLRGVLWVESDTYEIEPIPDDPSYRHTLYRMEAALGPTCGLALQELQQHQNALPPAFESPQIEEEEEMLKDWWTHIRYVKIAVVVDNVRFVKSGKKESEVLRQVLEIINGGDLLYKQLSIQLFLVGLEIWTKGNLINVTASAQKTLHGFNRWRKSDLSPRVPHDAAHLFAFQNFGKNLGLAYVGSICDNQWSSAISSFTNAKLSSLVNTFVHELGHILGMQHDEKNCKCRRAKCIMYESSVDTDAFSDCSYKQYFDQLARGASCIRQPPALGSTYTMKREYCGNKIVESGEQCDCGSESECRKDPCCRPNCTFTEGSACAFGKCCKSCQILPAGTLCRPSTGVCDLPEYCNGTFPQCLPDVYIQDGTPCQKGSYCYRGKCSSHSKLCQRLFGKQARPAPLACFKAVNTQGDRFGNCGIRNNTRFVKCSVENTLCGRIQCENIHKLPFLQNHVTLVQTPVGDKKCWGFDYHVGMPMADTGAVEDGTPCGRDMICINSTCTNVSLLNHDCNVTKCHGRGVCNSHNNCHCWYGWAPPYCEHEGFGGSIDSGPPPAREISQAEKIVQILLSLLFPSILCVTLLICYKPEIVGWFRQKKVQIHQRRS, encoded by the coding sequence ATGGAggcgctgctgccgctgctggtgctgctgggcctGGCGGGgcgccctgctgccctcactgacCCGTCGCCGGGAGGGCTGCGGGTCGCTGCCACATGGGTGACGGTGCCGCGGCAGATGGGGCCCCGGGCCGCTGGCGGCGCGCCGGCCCTCTACGGCCTGGAGCTGGCGGGGCAGCCGCGGGTGCTGAGCCTGCGGCCCCGGCGGGGCCTGGCCTCCCGCCCCTTCACCCTCGTCACCTACCGCCCCGACGGGGCCCGCTGGGAGGAGCATCCCGTCGTGCGAGATGACTGCTTCTACCAGGGCGAGGTGCGGGGGAGCCCCGGCTCCggcgtggccctcagcacctgcGGCAAGGGCCTCCGCGGCGTCCTCTGGGTGGAGAGTGACACCTACGAGATCGAGCCCATCCCCGACGATCCGAGCTACCGGCACACCCTGTACCGCATGGAGGCGGCCCTGGGCCCCACCTGCGGGCTGgcgctgcaggagctgcagcaacaCCAAAACGCTTTGCCACCCGCGTTCGAGAGCCCCCagatagaggaggaggaggagatgctcaaggacTGGTGGACACACATCAGGTACGTGAAGATAGCAGTGGTGGTGGACAATGTGCGGTTTGTGAAGTCAGGCAAGAAGGAATCTGAAGTCTTGAGGCAAGTCCTAGAAATCATCAACGGTGGGGACTTGCTGTACAAACAGCTTTCTATTCAGCTGTTTCTTGTGGGGTTGGAGATCTGGACCAAAGGCAACCTTATAAACGTTACTGCCTCTGCTCAGAAGACACTTCACGGGTTTAACAGGTGGCGGAAGTCAGACCTGTCTCCACGAGTGCCCCACGATGCGGCTCACTTATTTGCCTTTCAGAACTTTGGAAAGAACCTGGGACTGGCTTATGTAGGGTCTATATGTGACAATCAGTGGTCATCAGCAATTTCTTCCTTCACCAATGCGAAGCTGTCCTCACTTGTTAACACATTTGTTCACGAGCTGGGCCATATTCTTGGGATGCAGCATGATGAAAAGAACTGCAAATGCAGACGAGCAAAATGCATTATGTATGAAAGCAGTGTTGACACTGATGCATTCAGTGACTGCAGTTACAAACAGTACTTCGACCAGCTTGCGCGTGGTGCCAGCTGCATTCGTCAGCCACCAGCACTTGGCAGTACCTACACCATGAAGCGTGAATACTGTGGGAATAAGATAGTAGAAAGTGGAGAGCAGTGTGACTGTGGTTCAGAGTCAGAGTGCAGAAAGGATCCTTGTTGTCGCCCAAACTGTACGTTTACCGAGGGTTCCGCCTGTGCTTTTGGAAAGTGCTGCAAGAGCTGTCAGATCCTTCCAGCAGGAACCCTCTGCAGACCTAGTACTGGTGTCTGTGACCTGCCGGAGTATTGCAATGGGACTTTCCCTCAGTGCCTGCCAGATGTATACATACAAGATGGGACCCCCTGCCAAAAGGGTTCTTACTGCTATCGAGGAAAATGTTCTTCCCACAGCAAGCTGTGCCAGCGTCTTTTTGGCAAACAAGCCAGGCCTGCTCCTTTAGCCTGCTTCAAAGCAGTGAATACTCAAGGTGACCGCTTTGGGAACTGCGGCATTCGGAACAATACCCGGTTTGTAAAATGCAGTGTGGAGAATACCTTGTGTGGCAGGATCCAGTGTGAAAACATACACAAGTTACCTTTCCTGCAGAACCATGTAAcgctagtccaaacccctgttGGAGATAAAAAGTGTTGGGGTTTTGACTATCATGTGGGGATGCCAATGGCTGACACAGGAGCTGTGGAAGATGGCACGCCATGTGGTAGGGACATGATTTGTATCAACAGCACATGTACCAATGTATCACTGCTGAACCACGACTGCAATGTGACAAAGTGTCATGGCAGAGGGGTGTGTAACAGTCATAACAACTGTCACTGCTGGTATGGATGGGCTCCTCCGTATTGTGAACACGAAGGATTTGGGGGTAGCATTGACAGTGGACCTCCTCCAGCCAGGGAGATTTCTCAGGCAGAAAAAATAGTACAAATACTACTTagtctccttttcccttctatCCTTTGTGTAACCCTTCTCATCTGTTACAAACCAGAAATAGTGGGAtggtttaggcagaaaaagGTCCAAATCCACCAAAGAAGATCGTAG